The following coding sequences lie in one Cotesia glomerata isolate CgM1 linkage group LG5, MPM_Cglom_v2.3, whole genome shotgun sequence genomic window:
- the LOC123265288 gene encoding WASH complex subunit 4 encodes MIESPGWSTERDKEIHKAAGNVQLRKYSKLFNRLSEEWFESSSSLSYMLEGPIRLVCHGNEEDTLLSLVEMENKNLSKLLATVAATCREIRLLKQESQEFFKKLFNHGEKSDSDIETNNFNALLADFQELSLYINRVMTVVSLTVQQLGSLTSSTNEIYLPALIEHLVDCFVVLVTLDEIVDALPMIVEQWKKYRVQVRSVMHNPGKFAVSEAKLMTFDRLLKDLHNQLLIKSLFVKAVDHVMDVKKSPVMNDHLVSYLKNLLSDIEAKITSVYLINKSWIRLNVGLVVSVKLFGVADKKLLKKLCDVNKKLYAVTLVGNIVWLPSKFLSENIPAETSPVNNTVGERVLSNRMQKLSVTCGGLINKSMTWCVEAKNLLCGVEFQISDIKKQYLLIKEAVTLMSQINEQVSFITNVHASLAKPMNRSTVQLICRMIEVQRTLETTVYTLGPMVVQAQSRGLQYLSYEILVILENARKGLLQKDQGYRREKLDALSLTCLSMKLINGPGSADRRLIVRCALSCVRQLADAFKDEEVIKLKQKLDDYDIIADLHANIAEACDYSVLLHHQSMIPAYLMLVTESTQDISHLVHLLNAFNSAVIRQEPSEFTDQRVKELKEAVVKHILEPACREIETSLRFHVHAHLKLDSTNPFKVGAKDASRVVRALPLPIGGSLISAKRFVEHYLDDIFYNLTTVALHDWKTYKTMHALAKYKLGLDSVQNHLPTQTLEQGLDALEIMRNIHVFVSKYLYNLNTQTFVEHTSANKHLNTIGIRHTANSIRTHGTGIMSTTVNFVYQFLRVKLHTFSQFLFDEHIKSRLLKDIRFIRNQREREQTPYTYERAEKFQKGIRKLGMSNDLSYLDHFRLLITQIGNALGYVRLIRSGGLHACANAVSFLPDINTPGFQACSGNLKYSETTQAAAKRLDDDLGNLVRNFTEGSQYFKLLVDVFASAFRDTKSHHLQQFYAIVPPLTLSFVDNAVANKEKIFKKNKDGAAFTDDGFAMGIAYVNALLDQSAELDGLQWFETVNAHLNREKTLAEKIEGDDEKLMQTRALTLKRLRERSSEFQLLYYSLSGARVFFKQTDY; translated from the exons atgatcGAATCACCAGGATGGAGCACGGAGAGAGACAAGGAGATCCACAAAGCCGCAGGGAACGTCCAGTTGCGAAAGTACAGCAAATTATTCAACCGCCTTAGCGAGGAGTGGTTCGAGAGCTCCTCATCACTGAGCTACATGCTGGAGGGTCCGATCCGTCTGGTCTGTCACGGGAATGAAGAAGACACTCTGCTGTCTTTAGTAGAGATGGAGAACAAGAACCTGTCAAAATTATTGGCGACTGTCGCGGCGACGTGCCGCGAGATTCGCCTGCTAAAGCAGGAGTCTCAGgagttttttaagaaattgtttAATCATGGTGAGAAAAGCGACTCAGACATCgagacaaataattttaatgctcTGCTAGCTGATTTCCAGGAGCTGTCTTTGTATATTAACAGAGTGATGACTGTGGTGAGTCTGACAGTTCAGCAGCTGGGGAGTTTGACGTCTAGTACCAATGAAATTTACCTACCGGCGCTGATAGAGCACTTGGTGGACTGCTTCGTGGTCCTGGTGACCCTGGATGAGATTGTGGACGCCTTGCCGATGATTGTTGAACAGTGGAAGAAGTACCGGGTGCAAGTTAGGTCAGTGATGCACAATCCTGGGAAGTTTGCAGTGTCTGAAGCGAAGCTGATGACGTTTGACAGGCTGCTGAAGGATTTGCATAATCAGCTGTTGATTAAAAGTTTGTTTGTTAAGGCGGTTGATCATGTGATGGATGTGAAGAAGAGCCCGGTGATGAATGATCATCTTGTTAGTTACTTGAAGAATCTTCTCAGTGATATTGAGGCTAAGATTACCAGtgtttatttgattaataa GTCTTGGATCCGTCTGAACGTGGGCCTGGTAGTATCCGTAAAACTCTTCGGCGTAGCCGACAAGAAGCTTTTAAAAAAGCTCTGTGACGTGAACAAGAAGCTCTACGCTGTAACATTGGTGGGCAACATAGTCTGGCTGCCCAGCAAGTTCCTCAGCGAGAACATCCCAGCCGAAACCAGTCCAGTGAATAACACCGTCGGCGAGCGAGTTTTAAGCAACAGGATGCAAAAGCTGTCAGTAACCTGCGGCGGTTTGATAAACAAGTCAATGACCTGGTGCGTAGAAGCCAAGAACTTGCTCTGCGGCGTTGAGTTCCAGATCTCGGACATCAAGAAGCAGTACTTGCTGATCAAGGAAGCAGTTACTTTAATGTCCCAGATAAACGAGCAGGTGTCCTTTATTACAAACGTCCACGCTTCGCTGGCGAAGCCGATGAACAGGAGCACAGTCCAGCTGATCTGTCGAATGATCGAAGTCCAGCGAACCCTGGAGACAACAGTCTACACTTTGGGACCTATGGTAGTCCAAGCTCAGAGCAGAggtcttcaatatttaagctACGAGATCCTCGTCATCTTGGAGAACGCTCGCAAAGGCTTGCTGCAGAAAGACCAGGGTTATAGAAGAGAAAAGCTGGACGCTCTTTCTTTGACCTGCTTGAGCATGAAGTTGATTAATGGACCTGGTTCAGCAGACAGAAGGTTGATCGTCCGCTGCGCTTTGAGCTGTGTTAGGCAACTTGCCGATGCCTTTAAAGATGAAGAAGTCATAAAGTTGAAGCAGAAGCTGGATGACTATGACATCATTGCTGATTTGCACGCTAATATTGCAGAAGCTTGCGATTATTCAGTGCTGCTGCATCACCAGTCGATGATTCCTGCCTACTTGATGCTTGTAACAG AAAGCACCCAAGACATCAGTCACTTAGTTCACCTCCTAAACGCCTTCAACAGCGCTGTAATCCGTCAAGAACCTTCTGAGTTCACCGACCAGAGAGTCAAGGAGCTCAAGGAAGCCGTGGTGAAGCATATCCTGGAGCCTGCTTGCCGAGAAATCGAAACCAGCCTTAGATTCCACGTCCACGCGCATCTCAAATTAGATTCCACAAATCCCTTTAAAGTAGGCGCCAAAGACGCCAGTCGGGTAGTCAGAGCCCTACCTTTACCGATCGGCGGGTCTCTAATCAGCGCCAAGCGGTTCGTGGAACACTACCTAGACGACATATTTTATAACCTCACCACCGTAGCGCTTCATGACTGGAAAACCTACAAAACAATGCACGCGTTAGCGAAGTACAAACTAGGGTTAGATTCAGTTCAGAACCATTTACCGACTCAGACCCTGGAACAGGGCCTAGACGCTCTTGAAATCATGCGGAACATCCACGTGTTTGTTTCCAAGTACCTTTATAACCTCAATACCCAAACGTTCGTCGAGCACACTAGCGCCAATAAGCACCTCAATACAATCGGGATCCGTCATACTGCAAATTCAATCAGAACTCATGGAACGGGAATAATGAGCACGACTGTAAACTTTGTTTATCAGTTCCTGAGGGTTAAGCTGCACACGTTCTCGCAGTTCCTGTTCGACGAACACATAAAGTCAAGGTTATTGAAGGACATAAGGTTCATAAGGAACCAACGGGAACGGGAACAGACACCGTATACTTACGAACGCGCTGAAAAGTTCCAAAAAGGAATCAGGAAGCTAGGAATGTCCAATGATTTGAGTTATTTGGATCATTTCCGGCTGTTGATAACGCAGATTGGGAACGCGTTAGGTTATGTTAGGTTAATAAGATCCGGAGGACTCCATGCATGCGCTAACGCGGTTTCTTTTCTTCCTGATATCAACACTCCGGGGTTCCAAGCTTGTTCCGGGAACTTGAAGTACTCTGAGACTACTCAAGCGGCTGCTAAGCGGCTGGATGATGATTTGGGTAATTTAGTTCGGAACTTCACCGAGGGGAGTCAGTACTTCAAACTTCTGGTAGATGTCTTTGCTTCTGCGTTCAGGGACACTAAAAGCCATCATCTTCAGCAGTTTTATGCGATTGTTCCACCGTTGACTTTAAGTTTTGTCGATAATGCAGTTGCGAACAAAGAGAAGATTTTTAAGAAGAACAAAGATGGCGCTGCGTTCACTGATGATGGATTCGCGATGGGGATTGCGTATGTTAATGCACTGTTGGATCAAAGCGCGGAACTTGATGGACTGCAGTGGTTTGAGACGGTCAATGCGCATTTGAATAGGGAGAAGACGCTCGCGGAGAAGATTGAAGGGGATGATGAGAAACTGATGCAGACTAGGGCGCTGACCCTTAAGAGGTTAAGGGAGAGAAGTTCGGAGTTCCAGTTGTTGTATTATAGTCTTTCGGGAGCTAGGGTCTTTTTTAAGCAGACGGATTATTAG
- the LOC123265295 gene encoding uncharacterized protein LOC123265295, producing MDECNASFTDCQVDVSCRACNVPILHKSVNCPKCLSCFHTACVNTEALTKNGGFTRCCGPGRGKSTNTGGTHQFTLEDIQQAFRDESTPLARRLDNVEIRLDNLDTYLKDFSTRGISEHCEIVKLKEKVNSIVSSASGAQSVAGASHDVFKEFEDRLRRRSNLMVYELPEDDSSESENGIYQIQDPEETTSIAPAVDNCSRSNTGAETGVLGLERGDGAAYFSGGEELEDSDQGNASTYSSACSNFGSEQDEQRSITLYESILLTNYSVYYQNVRGLNTKLNQVFIESSVVFFSMVLCPNAQQ from the exons atgGATGAGTGTAATGCATCATTTACTGACTGTCAAGTGGATGTGTCGTGCAGGGCTTGTAATGTACCCATATTACACAAATCTGTCAACTGCCCTAAATGCCTGAGTTGTTTTCACACGGCGTGTGTCAACACTGAAGCACTAACCAAAAATGGCGGATTCACCCGATGCTGTGGCCCGGGACGCGGTAAATCAACGAATACCGGTGGAACGCATCAGTTCACGCTTGAAGATATCCAGCAGGCATTTAGAGATGAATCAACTCCACTAGCAAGACGGCTAGATAATGTAGAAATCAGACTGGATAATTTGGATACATATTTGAAAGATTTCTCCACCAGAGGAATTAGTGAGCACTGTGAAATTGTCAAGCTTAAAGAGAAGGTTAACAGTATTGTATCATCGGCTTCTGGGGCCCAGTCAGTAGCAGGGGCGTCTCATGATGTATTCAAGGAATTTGAGGATAGACTACGCAGGCGGTCGAATCTCATGGTTTATGAACTCCCGGAGGATGATTCTTCGGAATCAGAAAATG GCATATATCAAATCCAAGACCCAGAAGAGACTACCAGTATCGCTCCAGCAGTTGATAATTGCTCGAGATCAAACACCGGCGCAGAGACGGGAGTACTTGGCCTTGAAAGAGGAGATGGAGCGGCGTACTTCAGCGGGGGAGAAGAACTTGAAGATAGTGACCAGGGGAACGCGTCAACTTATAGTTCAGCATGCTCGAACTTCGGTTCTGAACAAGATGAACAAAGATCAATAACTCTTTATGAAAGTATCCTGCTAACGAACTATTCGGTGTACTATCAAAATGTGCGTGGTCTCAATACGAAGCTCAATCAGGTCTTCATTGAATCTTCTGTGGTTTTCTTCAGCATGGTTTTATGCCCAAACGCTCAACAGTaa